A window of the Streptomyces luomodiensis genome harbors these coding sequences:
- the coaA gene encoding type I pantothenate kinase has product MITSTAREARTVREAQRRGGEATPYVDLSRAEWSALRDKTPLPLTAEEVERLRGLGDVIDLEEVRDVYLPLSRLLNLYVAATGNLRGALNTFLGDTKRGNGAQPGTPFVIGVAGSVAVGKSTTARLLQALLARWPEHPRVELVTTDGFLYPNAELQRRGLMARKGFPESYDRRALTRFVADVKAGRAEVSAPVYSHLIYDIVPGERLTVHRPDILIVEGLNVLQPALPGKDGLTRVGLADFFDFSVYVDARTEDIESWYLGRFRKLRQTAFQDPSSYFRKYTQVSEEEALDYGRMIWRTINMPNLQQNVQPTRGRATLVLRKGPDHKVQRLSLRKL; this is encoded by the coding sequence GTGATCACGTCAACCGCGCGCGAGGCGCGCACCGTGCGCGAGGCGCAGCGGCGGGGCGGCGAGGCGACCCCGTATGTGGACCTGTCCCGCGCCGAGTGGAGCGCGCTGCGGGACAAGACCCCGCTGCCGCTGACCGCCGAGGAGGTCGAGCGGCTGCGCGGGCTCGGCGACGTCATCGACCTCGAGGAGGTGCGCGACGTCTATCTGCCGCTGTCCCGGCTGCTCAACCTCTACGTGGCCGCCACCGGCAATCTGCGTGGCGCGCTCAACACCTTCCTCGGCGACACCAAGCGGGGCAACGGCGCCCAGCCCGGTACCCCGTTCGTCATCGGCGTGGCGGGCAGCGTCGCGGTGGGCAAGTCGACCACCGCCCGGCTGCTCCAGGCGCTGCTGGCCCGCTGGCCGGAGCACCCCCGGGTGGAGCTGGTCACCACCGACGGCTTCCTGTACCCCAACGCCGAGCTCCAGCGGCGCGGGCTGATGGCCCGCAAGGGGTTCCCGGAGAGTTACGACCGCAGGGCGCTGACCCGCTTCGTCGCGGATGTGAAGGCGGGCCGGGCGGAGGTGTCGGCGCCCGTCTACTCGCATCTGATCTACGACATCGTGCCCGGTGAGCGGCTCACCGTGCACCGCCCCGACATCCTGATCGTCGAGGGGCTCAACGTGCTCCAGCCCGCGCTGCCGGGGAAGGACGGGCTGACCCGGGTGGGTCTGGCGGACTTCTTCGACTTCAGCGTGTACGTGGACGCCCGGACCGAGGACATCGAGAGCTGGTACCTGGGCCGCTTCCGGAAGCTGCGGCAGACGGCCTTCCAGGACCCGTCCTCGTACTTCCGCAAGTACACCCAGGTCTCCGAGGAGGAGGCACTGGACTACGGCCGGATGATCTGGCGGACCATCAACATGCCCAACCTCCAGCAGAACGTCCAGCCCACCCGGGGCCGGGCGACGCTGGTGCTGCGCAAGGGACCGGACCACAAGGTCCAGCGGCTGTCCCTGCGCAAACTCTGA
- a CDS encoding NAD-dependent succinate-semialdehyde dehydrogenase: MLPESSSESPSSVLDWVRTDLFIGGRWIPAPNGATFAVENPATGETLAHVADATAQLGLDALEAATLAQPQWAAVPPRRRAEILRRAHDLLLERTEQFALLITLEMGKSLAESRSEVAYAAGYLRWFAEEAVRIDGGWKVSEDGSARVLVMRQPVGPCLLITPWNAPLAMPARKIAPALAAGCTSVVKPAPQTPLTTNALVSLLVEAGLPDGAVNVVPTSHASALSEPLMADRRLRKVSFTGSTPVGRLLLAQAAQNVLRTSMELGGNAPFVVCADADLDAAVAGAMTAKLRNIGEACIAANRFYVHAEVAEEFAERLVERMSTLSLGVGTDPSTDLGPLIDDRQRRRVADLVEETVAGGARLRAGGAVPEGPGYFYPPTVITDVPADARIIREEIFGPVAAIQTFTTEAEALHAANDTEFGLVSYVYTQDLGRALRMVEQIETGMVGLNRGYVSDPSAPFGGVKQSGIGREGGSSGIDEYLEEKYVAIDTTR, from the coding sequence GTGCTTCCCGAGTCATCCTCGGAGTCGCCGTCGTCCGTGCTCGACTGGGTCCGAACCGATCTGTTCATCGGGGGCCGCTGGATTCCGGCCCCGAACGGGGCGACTTTCGCCGTGGAGAACCCCGCCACGGGCGAGACGTTGGCCCACGTCGCCGACGCCACCGCGCAGCTCGGGCTGGACGCCCTGGAGGCGGCCACCCTCGCCCAGCCGCAGTGGGCCGCGGTCCCGCCCCGGCGCCGGGCGGAGATCCTGCGCCGCGCCCATGACCTGCTTCTGGAGCGCACCGAGCAGTTCGCGCTGCTGATCACCCTGGAGATGGGCAAGTCGCTGGCCGAGTCGCGCTCCGAGGTCGCCTACGCGGCAGGCTATCTGCGCTGGTTCGCCGAGGAGGCCGTGCGCATCGACGGCGGCTGGAAGGTCAGCGAGGACGGTTCGGCGCGGGTACTGGTGATGCGCCAGCCCGTCGGGCCCTGCCTGCTGATCACCCCCTGGAACGCCCCGCTCGCGATGCCGGCGCGCAAGATCGCCCCGGCGTTGGCCGCAGGCTGCACGAGCGTGGTCAAGCCGGCCCCGCAGACCCCGCTGACCACCAATGCGCTGGTGTCGCTGCTCGTCGAGGCGGGGTTGCCCGACGGGGCAGTCAACGTCGTGCCCACCAGCCATGCCTCGGCCTTGTCCGAACCGCTCATGGCCGACCGCCGGTTGCGCAAGGTCTCCTTCACCGGCTCGACCCCGGTCGGACGCCTGCTGCTCGCCCAGGCCGCGCAGAACGTGCTGCGGACCTCGATGGAGCTCGGCGGTAACGCCCCCTTCGTGGTGTGCGCCGACGCCGACCTGGACGCCGCGGTCGCGGGCGCGATGACCGCCAAGCTGCGCAACATCGGCGAGGCATGCATCGCGGCCAACCGCTTCTACGTCCACGCCGAGGTCGCCGAGGAGTTCGCCGAGCGGCTCGTCGAGCGCATGAGCACCCTGAGCCTCGGCGTCGGCACCGACCCGAGTACCGACCTCGGCCCACTCATCGACGACCGGCAGCGCCGGCGGGTGGCTGACCTGGTCGAGGAAACCGTGGCCGGCGGGGCTCGGCTGCGCGCGGGTGGCGCCGTGCCCGAGGGGCCCGGCTACTTCTACCCGCCGACCGTGATCACCGACGTCCCCGCCGACGCCCGGATCATCCGGGAGGAGATCTTCGGCCCGGTGGCGGCGATCCAGACCTTCACCACCGAGGCCGAGGCCCTGCACGCCGCCAACGACACCGAGTTCGGCCTGGTCAGCTACGTCTACACCCAGGATCTCGGGCGCGCGCTGCGCATGGTCGAGCAGATCGAGACCGGCATGGTCGGGCTCAACCGCGGCTACGTCTCCGACCCCAGTGCCCCCTTCGGCGGGGTCAAGCAATCCGGTATCGGGCGCGAGGGCGGCAGCAGCGGCATCGACGAGTACCTCGAGGAGAAGTACGTCGCGATCGACACCACACGCTGA
- the glmM gene encoding phosphoglucosamine mutase, translated as MGRLFGTDGVRGVANADLTAEMALGLSVAAAHVLAEAGTFEGHRPVAVVGRDPRASGEFLEAAVVAGLASAGVDVLRVGVLPTPAVAHLTAALDADLGVMLSASHNPMPDNGIKFFARGGHKLADELEDRIETTYRAHASGEPWDRPTGAGVGRVRTYDEGFDAYVAHLVGVLPNRLDGLKVVIDGAHGAAARVSPEAFARAGAEVVTIGTDPDGLNINDGYGSTHLARLQAAVVEHRADLGVAHDGDADRCLAVDATGREVDGDQILAVLALAMREAGELRKDTVVGTVMSNLGFKLAMQREGVELVQTAVGDRYVLEEMKTQGYALGGEQSGHVIVLDHATTGDGTLTGLLLAARVAATGRTLADLAGVMERLPQVLVNVPDVDKSRVSSSADLAAAVAEAERELGETGRVLLRPSGTEPLVRVMVEAADIDQARSVAGRLADAVKSALG; from the coding sequence GTGGGACGACTCTTCGGTACGGATGGTGTGCGCGGCGTCGCCAACGCCGATCTGACGGCTGAGATGGCGCTCGGCCTGTCGGTGGCCGCGGCGCATGTGCTCGCCGAAGCGGGAACCTTCGAGGGCCATCGACCGGTGGCGGTGGTCGGACGGGACCCGCGGGCGTCCGGGGAGTTCCTGGAGGCGGCCGTGGTGGCCGGACTGGCCAGTGCCGGGGTGGACGTGCTGCGGGTCGGCGTGCTGCCCACCCCGGCCGTCGCGCATCTGACCGCGGCGCTCGACGCGGACCTCGGGGTGATGCTCTCCGCGAGCCACAACCCGATGCCCGACAACGGGATCAAGTTCTTCGCCCGCGGCGGCCACAAGCTCGCCGATGAGCTGGAGGACCGCATCGAGACCACCTACCGCGCCCACGCCTCCGGTGAGCCGTGGGACCGGCCGACCGGCGCCGGGGTGGGCCGGGTCCGGACCTACGACGAGGGCTTCGACGCCTATGTGGCCCATCTGGTCGGCGTCCTCCCCAACCGGCTTGACGGCCTCAAGGTCGTCATCGACGGAGCGCACGGCGCCGCCGCCCGGGTCTCCCCGGAGGCGTTCGCGCGGGCCGGGGCCGAGGTCGTGACGATCGGCACCGACCCGGACGGCCTCAACATCAACGACGGCTACGGCTCCACCCACCTCGCCCGGCTCCAGGCCGCCGTCGTGGAGCACCGGGCGGACCTCGGCGTCGCCCACGACGGGGACGCCGACCGCTGTCTCGCGGTGGACGCGACGGGCCGGGAGGTCGACGGCGACCAGATCCTCGCCGTCCTGGCGCTGGCCATGCGCGAGGCGGGCGAACTGCGCAAGGACACGGTGGTCGGCACCGTGATGTCCAACCTCGGCTTCAAGCTCGCCATGCAGCGGGAGGGCGTCGAGCTGGTCCAGACGGCGGTCGGGGACCGCTATGTGCTGGAGGAGATGAAGACCCAAGGCTACGCGCTGGGCGGTGAGCAGTCCGGACACGTGATCGTCCTCGACCACGCCACCACCGGGGACGGCACGCTCACCGGTCTGCTGCTGGCGGCCCGCGTCGCCGCCACCGGCCGCACCCTGGCCGACCTCGCGGGCGTCATGGAGCGCCTGCCGCAGGTGCTGGTCAACGTCCCCGACGTGGACAAGTCCCGCGTCTCCTCCAGCGCCGACCTGGCCGCGGCCGTCGCCGAGGCGGAGCGCGAGCTGGGCGAGACCGGCCGGGTGCTGCTGCGCCCCTCGGGCACCGAGCCGCTGGTGCGGGTCATGGTCGAGGCGGCCGACATCGACCAGGCCCGCTCGGTCGCCGGGCGGCTGGCGGACGCGGTGAAGTCGGCCCTGGGCTAG
- a CDS encoding DUF389 domain-containing protein has translation MLHLRLIVPADRTEEVVRTVEKTVGTTHLVVLPGAARNPMGDVVMCDVAREAGDSLLGELRELGLDETGSIAVENIDLSLSRRADEAEEDAPGEGADAVLWEQLTDATHEESTLSVTYLAFLTLATMIAACGVVLDNAILIVGAMAVGPEFGPLAGLCTALVRRAPRLAARSAIALLVGFAAAMALTTGFGMLMDAVGLFSADMLEGARPNTDFIWKPDMFSFVVAVLAGIAGTLSLTSAKSGALVGVAISVTTVPAAANAAVALGYGEIHQMWGSTEQLLLNLVGIVLAGTLTLVLQKVLWKRQRRRTLPRG, from the coding sequence GTGCTGCATCTGCGGTTGATCGTCCCCGCCGACCGCACCGAGGAGGTGGTGCGCACCGTCGAGAAGACGGTCGGCACCACCCATCTGGTGGTGCTGCCGGGCGCCGCGCGCAACCCCATGGGGGACGTCGTGATGTGCGACGTGGCACGCGAGGCGGGCGACTCCCTGCTGGGCGAGCTGCGTGAGCTGGGGCTGGACGAGACCGGCTCGATCGCCGTGGAGAACATCGACCTGTCGCTGTCCCGGCGTGCCGACGAGGCGGAGGAGGACGCGCCCGGTGAGGGAGCGGACGCCGTCCTGTGGGAGCAGCTGACGGACGCCACCCACGAGGAGTCCACGCTCTCGGTCACCTATCTCGCCTTCCTCACCCTCGCGACGATGATCGCGGCATGCGGTGTGGTGCTGGACAACGCGATCCTGATCGTCGGCGCGATGGCCGTCGGCCCGGAGTTCGGACCGCTGGCGGGGCTGTGCACCGCGCTGGTGCGGCGCGCACCGCGGCTGGCCGCCCGCTCGGCGATCGCGCTGCTGGTGGGATTCGCCGCGGCGATGGCGCTGACGACCGGTTTCGGCATGCTGATGGACGCCGTGGGGCTGTTCAGCGCGGACATGCTGGAGGGCGCCCGGCCGAACACGGACTTCATCTGGAAGCCGGACATGTTCTCGTTCGTGGTGGCCGTGCTCGCGGGGATCGCCGGAACGCTCTCGCTGACCTCGGCGAAGTCCGGTGCGCTGGTGGGCGTGGCCATCTCGGTGACCACGGTCCCGGCGGCGGCCAACGCGGCGGTGGCGCTCGGCTACGGCGAGATCCACCAGATGTGGGGCTCGACCGAGCAGCTGCTGCTGAACCTGGTGGGGATCGTGCTGGCCGGGACGCTGACGCTGGTGCTCCAGAAGGTGCTGTGGAAACGGCAGCGGCGACGGACGCTGCCGCGGGGCTGA
- the glmS gene encoding glutamine--fructose-6-phosphate transaminase (isomerizing) — protein MCGIVGYVGGQSALDVVLAGLKRLEYRGYDSAGVAVLADGGLAAAKKAGKLANLEKELADRPLPSGGTGIGHTRWATHGGPTDANAHPHLDNAGRVSVVHNGIIENFAALRAELAERGHDLASETDTEVVAHLLAEQFSSCGDLAEAMRQVCRRLEGAFTLVAVHADAPDVVVGARRNSPLVVGVGEDEAFLASDVAAFIAHTREAIELGQDQVVEARRDGVVVTDFDGAPAEVRPYHVDWDASAAEKGGYDYFMLKEIAEQPKAVADTLLGRIDLAGNLCLDEVRIPASVLREVSKVVIVACGTAYHAGMIAKYAIEHWTRIPCETELASEFRYRDPILDQRTLVIAISQSGETMDTLMALRHAREQGAKVLAICNTNGSTIPRESDAVLYTHAGPEVAVASTKAFLTQLVACYLVALYLGQVRGTKWGDEILSVIRELSEIATQVDQVLETMEPVRELARTLADKNTVLFLGRHVGYPVALEGALKLKELAYMHAEGFAAGELKHGPIALIEQDVPVVVVVPSPRGRSVLHDKIVSNIQEIRARGARTIVIAERGDEAVGPYADHLIEIPATPTLLQPLVATVPLQVFACELATARGNEVDQPRNLAKSVTVE, from the coding sequence ATGTGCGGAATCGTTGGTTATGTGGGAGGGCAGTCCGCCCTCGATGTCGTCCTCGCCGGGCTCAAGCGGCTCGAGTACCGCGGCTATGACTCGGCGGGCGTCGCCGTGCTGGCCGACGGTGGGCTGGCGGCCGCCAAGAAGGCGGGCAAGCTGGCCAACCTGGAGAAGGAGCTGGCCGACCGGCCGCTGCCCAGCGGCGGCACCGGCATCGGCCACACCCGGTGGGCCACCCACGGCGGCCCGACCGACGCCAACGCCCATCCGCACCTGGACAACGCGGGCCGGGTCTCCGTCGTCCACAACGGCATCATCGAGAACTTCGCCGCGCTCCGCGCCGAGTTGGCCGAGCGCGGCCACGACCTGGCCTCCGAGACCGACACCGAGGTCGTGGCGCATCTGCTCGCCGAGCAGTTCTCGTCCTGCGGCGACCTCGCCGAGGCGATGCGCCAGGTCTGCCGCCGGCTGGAGGGCGCCTTCACCCTGGTCGCGGTGCACGCGGACGCGCCCGATGTGGTGGTCGGGGCGCGCCGCAACTCGCCGCTGGTCGTCGGCGTCGGCGAGGACGAGGCGTTCCTCGCCTCCGATGTGGCCGCCTTCATCGCCCACACCCGCGAGGCCATCGAGCTGGGCCAGGACCAGGTCGTGGAGGCCCGCCGGGACGGTGTGGTGGTCACCGACTTCGACGGGGCGCCGGCCGAGGTCCGCCCGTACCACGTGGACTGGGACGCCTCCGCCGCCGAGAAGGGCGGCTACGACTACTTCATGCTCAAGGAGATCGCCGAGCAGCCGAAGGCCGTCGCGGACACCCTGCTCGGCCGCATCGACCTGGCCGGGAACCTCTGCCTGGACGAGGTGCGCATCCCGGCCTCGGTGCTGCGCGAGGTCAGCAAGGTCGTGATCGTGGCGTGCGGCACCGCCTACCACGCCGGCATGATCGCCAAGTACGCCATCGAGCACTGGACCCGTATCCCCTGTGAGACGGAGCTGGCCAGCGAGTTCCGCTACCGCGACCCGATCCTGGACCAGCGGACGCTGGTGATCGCCATCTCCCAGTCCGGCGAGACCATGGACACCCTCATGGCGCTGCGGCACGCGCGCGAGCAGGGCGCGAAGGTGCTGGCCATCTGCAACACCAACGGCTCCACCATCCCGCGTGAATCGGACGCGGTGCTCTACACCCACGCCGGGCCCGAGGTCGCCGTCGCCTCCACCAAGGCGTTTCTCACCCAGCTGGTGGCCTGCTACCTGGTGGCGCTCTACCTGGGTCAGGTGCGCGGCACCAAGTGGGGCGACGAGATCCTGTCCGTGATCCGCGAGCTGTCGGAGATCGCCACCCAGGTGGACCAGGTCCTGGAGACCATGGAGCCGGTGCGGGAACTGGCCCGGACGCTGGCCGACAAGAACACCGTGCTCTTCCTGGGCCGGCACGTGGGCTACCCCGTCGCCTTGGAGGGCGCGCTCAAGCTCAAGGAACTGGCCTACATGCACGCCGAGGGCTTCGCGGCGGGCGAGCTCAAGCACGGGCCGATCGCGCTCATCGAGCAGGACGTGCCGGTCGTGGTGGTCGTGCCGTCGCCGCGCGGGCGGTCGGTGCTGCACGACAAGATCGTCTCCAATATCCAGGAGATCCGGGCCCGCGGCGCCCGCACGATCGTGATCGCCGAACGCGGCGACGAGGCGGTGGGCCCGTACGCCGACCACCTGATCGAGATCCCGGCCACCCCGACCCTGCTCCAGCCGCTGGTGGCCACGGTGCCGCTCCAGGTCTTCGCGTGCGAGCTGGCGACGGCGCGGGGCAACGAGGTCGACCAGCCGAGGAACCTGGCCAAGTCGGTGACCGTGGAGTGA
- the rpsI gene encoding 30S ribosomal protein S9, giving the protein MAETTAETPLDVEEYTTESVETIESEYTSESLASRFGDPQPAAGTGRRKNAVARVRIVPGSGQWKINGRTLEEYFPNKVHQQEVNEPFKVLELDDRYDVIARIAGGGVSGQAGALRLGIARALNEADVDNNRGPLKKAGFLTRDDRATERKKSGLKKARKAPQYSKR; this is encoded by the coding sequence GTGGCCGAGACCACCGCCGAGACCCCCCTCGATGTCGAGGAGTACACCACCGAGAGCGTCGAGACGATCGAGTCGGAGTACACCTCCGAGTCGCTCGCTTCCCGCTTCGGTGACCCGCAGCCGGCCGCCGGCACCGGGCGCCGCAAGAACGCCGTGGCGCGTGTTCGCATTGTGCCGGGCAGCGGGCAGTGGAAGATCAACGGACGTACCCTTGAGGAGTACTTCCCCAACAAGGTTCACCAGCAGGAAGTCAACGAGCCCTTCAAGGTGCTCGAGCTGGACGACCGCTACGACGTCATCGCCCGCATCGCGGGTGGCGGCGTCTCCGGCCAGGCCGGAGCGCTGCGTCTGGGCATCGCCCGCGCGCTGAACGAGGCGGACGTGGACAACAACCGCGGCCCGCTCAAGAAGGCCGGCTTCCTGACCCGTGACGACCGCGCCACCGAGCGTAAGAAGTCCGGTCTGAAGAAGGCCCGCAAGGCGCCGCAGTACAGCAAGCGCTGA
- the rplM gene encoding 50S ribosomal protein L13, translated as MRTYSPKPGDVQRQWHVIDATDVVLGRLASQAATLLRGKHKPVYAPHVDAGDFVIIINADKVHLSGNKRTQKMAYRHSGYPGGLRSIRYDELLEKSPEKAVEKAIKGMLPKNTLGRQMLSKLKVYSGDQHPHAAQQPVPFEITQVAQ; from the coding sequence GTGCGTACGTACAGCCCCAAGCCCGGCGACGTTCAGCGTCAGTGGCACGTCATCGACGCCACCGACGTGGTTCTGGGCCGTCTGGCCTCCCAGGCCGCCACCCTTCTGCGGGGCAAGCACAAGCCGGTGTACGCACCGCATGTCGACGCTGGTGACTTCGTCATCATCATCAACGCCGACAAGGTGCACCTCTCCGGCAACAAGCGGACCCAGAAGATGGCGTACCGCCACTCCGGCTACCCGGGTGGTCTGCGCTCCATCCGCTACGACGAGCTGCTGGAGAAGAGCCCGGAGAAGGCCGTCGAGAAGGCCATCAAGGGCATGCTCCCCAAGAACACCCTGGGCCGTCAGATGCTCTCGAAGCTGAAGGTGTACTCGGGCGACCAGCACCCGCACGCCGCTCAGCAGCCGGTCCCGTTCGAGATCACCCAGGTCGCGCAGTAG
- a CDS encoding holo-ACP synthase, with product MIVGVGIDVAGIDRFAEALERTPGMADRLFVEHELWLPSGERRGMASLAARFAAKEALAKSLGAPGGLRWTDAEILTEPSGRPRLSVRGTVAVCAERLGVRGLHVSLSHDAGVASAVVIAEG from the coding sequence GTGATCGTCGGCGTGGGCATCGATGTGGCCGGTATCGACCGTTTCGCGGAAGCGCTGGAGCGCACCCCCGGGATGGCGGACCGGCTGTTCGTCGAGCACGAACTGTGGCTGCCCAGCGGGGAGCGCCGTGGCATGGCCTCGCTGGCGGCCCGGTTCGCCGCCAAGGAGGCGCTCGCCAAGTCCCTGGGCGCCCCCGGCGGGCTGCGCTGGACGGACGCGGAGATCCTGACCGAACCCAGCGGCCGGCCCCGCCTCTCGGTACGCGGCACGGTCGCGGTGTGCGCGGAGCGGCTGGGGGTGCGGGGACTGCATGTCTCGCTGAGCCATGACGCGGGGGTCGCGTCGGCGGTGGTGATCGCGGAGGGGTGA